The Culicoidibacter larvae genome window below encodes:
- a CDS encoding M23 family metallopeptidase, with the protein MSERSEYKQAAAKKATNKVVKKAAFGCLGSMLSLPVLLVILIVVIAAAAFSGGNSDTPDGSDVVASQSGFIQPIGGVMTERYGNVENPFGPGGRFHAGMDIGCNKDDPIRAAADGVVDRADSGGFYNGGWGNYIIIGHSNNLKTGYAHLNTVGVTLGQQVKQGQVIGYCGTTGASTAPHLHVEVYANGTRIDPEPYFPKYERSSIVSP; encoded by the coding sequence ATGAGTGAACGTTCAGAATATAAACAAGCCGCTGCAAAGAAGGCAACAAATAAAGTAGTAAAAAAAGCTGCTTTTGGTTGTTTAGGGAGTATGCTAAGTTTGCCGGTGCTGCTTGTCATCTTAATTGTGGTGATTGCTGCCGCCGCTTTTTCTGGCGGCAACAGTGATACACCAGATGGCAGCGATGTTGTTGCCAGTCAATCGGGGTTTATCCAGCCGATTGGTGGCGTGATGACTGAACGATATGGAAACGTTGAAAATCCCTTTGGACCGGGCGGGCGCTTTCATGCTGGCATGGATATTGGGTGTAATAAAGATGATCCAATTAGAGCTGCTGCTGATGGCGTGGTTGATCGTGCCGATAGTGGTGGTTTTTATAATGGTGGCTGGGGTAATTATATTATCATCGGCCATAGTAATAATCTAAAGACCGGGTATGCTCATCTTAATACAGTGGGAGTTACTTTAGGACAGCAGGTGAAACAAGGCCAGGTCATTGGCTATTGTGGGACAACCGGTGCCAGCACGGCACCACATTTACATGTAGAAGTGTACGCAAACGGAACTCGGATTGACCCGGAACCATATTTTCCGAAGTATGAACGCAGTTCAATTGTGAGTCCGTGA
- a CDS encoding helix-turn-helix domain-containing protein: MCLTNLEIAVFFELLNNNQLHNEELAERTGKKKRSIDTAVANLYKYGLIKDTYNYRRGRDRIIRIIGVVDYTSGAIEAAFLE; this comes from the coding sequence ATGTGCTTAACAAATCTTGAAATAGCAGTATTCTTTGAATTGTTGAACAATAATCAGTTACACAATGAAGAACTGGCAGAAAGAACGGGTAAAAAGAAACGGAGTATTGATACGGCGGTTGCTAACCTCTACAAATACGGACTAATCAAAGATACCTATAATTACCGACGCGGACGTGATAGAATCATTCGGATTATTGGTGTTGTTGATTATACAAGCGGTGCCATAGAAGCAGCGTTTTTAGAGTAA
- a CDS encoding replication-relaxation family protein — translation MQRPISIGLTENDMRLFFAIDDFKYLDRVYIDGVIYAGHSKQYITNRLWKLVQNGYLDRIPKVGVLDWNYIITEQTIRVLDFLERGDEEEAFNRLVYSNEPQPQMQHQLELSYVIATIKKQFPDSIYINERMATFQYGIRKHEVIRPDGQVLIPIGNNCYISYWIELERATTGQKGNVFKIRRYNAFLQQSCFLEQYHYPGEVVEFCCLYIGARRVDIERLARYAASGRPQFTIEYMNMEDEILPLHFGASERRAQQCE, via the coding sequence ATGCAGCGACCAATATCAATCGGACTTACCGAAAATGACATGCGGCTCTTTTTTGCGATTGATGACTTTAAGTATTTAGACCGAGTGTATATTGATGGAGTCATTTATGCTGGTCACTCAAAGCAGTACATTACTAACAGACTTTGGAAACTAGTACAAAATGGATATTTGGATCGTATTCCGAAAGTTGGTGTCTTGGACTGGAATTATATCATTACTGAGCAGACGATCCGTGTGCTGGATTTTCTAGAACGGGGTGATGAGGAAGAAGCGTTTAATCGATTGGTTTATTCAAATGAACCACAACCACAAATGCAGCATCAATTAGAATTAAGCTATGTGATAGCAACTATAAAAAAACAGTTCCCGGATTCGATCTATATCAATGAACGAATGGCGACATTCCAATACGGTATTAGAAAGCACGAAGTGATCAGACCGGATGGACAGGTGCTCATTCCAATTGGTAATAATTGTTACATCAGTTACTGGATTGAACTTGAACGAGCGACAACTGGGCAGAAAGGAAATGTTTTTAAAATAAGACGATATAATGCATTTCTGCAGCAGTCATGTTTTTTAGAACAATATCATTATCCGGGAGAAGTAGTAGAGTTTTGTTGCTTATATATTGGCGCGCGCCGTGTAGACATTGAACGACTAGCACGGTATGCAGCAAGTGGTCGACCACAATTTACAATTGAATATATGAACATGGAAGACGAAATACTGCCGCTTCATTTTGGAGCGAGTGAGAGGAGGGCGCAGCAATGCGAATAA